The genomic region AGACGGGCAGCTGTCGGCGCTCGAAGTAAAAACAGCCTCAGGCAGCGAAAAAATTCCCTGCACGGCCATGCTGCCGTTCTTCGGTCTGACGATGAAGCTCGGCCCTGTCGCGGATTGGGGCCTCAATCTTCACGAGAATCTCATCCCCGTAGATACCGAGCGTTTCGAGACGAGCGAGCATGGCATCTTCGCCATCGGTGATATCAACACCTATCCGGGCAAGCTGAAGCTCATTCTGTCGGGCTTCCACGAGGGGGCGCTGATGGCGCAGGCCGCACAACGGATCGTCTATCCGGACAAGAAGGTGATGTTCCAGTATACGACGTCGTCTTCGAGCCTGCAGAAGAAGCTCGGCGTGAAATAACGTTCGCTGCCGCCCACGCTCAGGCGTGGGCGATTTCCAGAAATCCAAGGGCAAGCAGGACGACGGCACCGGCAGCGACGATCAATTTGCCGCGGCGCGTCGGGGCAGCGGCGCCCATGACCAGCGCCGCAATCAGAATTGCTGCAGATATCAGATTGATCGGCACTAGCGCGGCAGGTCCGATGGAGCCGCGAGCTTCAGGATACGTGAGGCCGATCCAGATGCTGACCGCGACTGCGAGTATCAGCGCGCCGGTGAGCCGCGGCCAGAGTCCGGAGTTCGGTTTCTCTATGCCGGCCAGAGCCAATGCGATGAGAGGGACCACGATCAGTACGACGCCGGTTGTCCCCTTGATCGCGATTTCAGCCCATAGAATCTGTTGCACGCATGCGCTCCGAGAAGCGTGACTGCGGTATTACTGGAAGACTTCCTTCATCTTCTCGCTGGTTTCATCGCCGGTGCCGCTGTTTCCGAAGCCGCTGAACAAGCCGCCGCTGTCTTCTGGCGCTTCGGAGGGAGGAGGCGTGTAATCGCCGGCAAGATTGCGATTGAGTGCTTCCTTAATCCGGGCCGTGCGATCAGGCGTGCAGTAGTCTTCTTCCTGCTCCTTCGCGGAGATCGCCTTCGTCACGCCGTTGAATGCGGTGTCGTAGACGTTGGATAATTTCTCGCCCAGCGTGGGTGCGGATGCCGTTTCGTAGGCGAGGTATTGGCTCTTCAGTTTGCCCGGGTCGAAATTGTAACCGCATTTCAGGGCACGGGCCGAGGTCGCGGCGACGCCCATGGCGCGGGCGACGGGATCGTTCGGGTCGCGGTTTTCTTTTGCCGTGCTCGAGCCGCCCAGAAGCGAACCGGTGGTCGGCAGTTTCGGCAGCGAGGCGCCGCAGCCGCCGAGAGCTACGGTCGCGGCCACAATCAGGATCAGTTTGGCGTTTCTCATTGGGAATGTTCCCCCCACCCCCGATATCGCATTTGAGATGGCCTAGTCGCCGCAGCCGGTCAATGGCCCAGGCGCCATTTCCCACGGTTTGAGACAAACGAGTCGCAATACAACTTTAAGGGTCATCGGCCACGAGTTGGGCCGAAACGGGGCGTCAGCGCATCAGGGCGCGCATACCGGCGTCAAGGCCGTCGAGCGTCAACGGATACATGCGTCCGCCAAGCAGCTTGCTCACGATGCCGATCGAGGGTGTCCAATCCCAGTGGCTTGGATCCACAGGATTGAGCCAGATCGTGTGCTTGTAGATGTCAGCAACGCGTTTCAACCAGACCGCACCCGGTTCTTCGTTCATGTGCTCGACAGAGCCGCCGGCAACGGTGATCTCGTAGGGGTTCATCGAGGCATCGCCGATAAAGATCACTTTGTAGTCGGCCGGATAAGTGTGCAGGACCTGCCAAGTGTCGATCTTGTTGGTGTAGCGACGGGCGTTATCCCTCCAGACGCCTTCATAGAGGCAGTTGTGGAAGTAATAGTATTCGAGATGCTTGAACTCCGAGCGGGCCGCTGAGAACAGTTCTTCGACTTCCTTGATGTGATCGTCCATCGAGCCGCCGATGTCGAAGAACATGAGGAGCTTGACGGTGTTATGCCGCTCGGCCCGCATGCGAATATCGAGGTAGCCCTTTTCGGCGGTGCCGCGGATGGTGCCGTCGAGGTCCAGTTCGGACGCAGCGCCCGTTCTGGCGAACTGGCGCAAGCGGCGTAGGGCAACCTTGATCGTGCGTGTGCCGATTTCCGCCGTACCGGCCAAGTCCTTGAACTCGCGCTTGTCCCAGACTTTGATCGCGCGGCGATGGCGGCTTTCCTTCTGGCCGATACGGACGCCAGCCGGATTGTAGCCATACGCGCCAAAGGGCGACGTGCCGCCGGTGCCGATCCATTTGTTGCCGCCCTGGTGGCGTTCTTTCTGCTCGGCGAGGCGCTTCTTCAGCTCCTCCATGATCTTGTCCCAGCCGCCGAGCGCTTCGATGCGCTTCTTGTCTTCTTCTGAGAGGTGAAGCGTGCTCACGCGGCGTAGCCATTCTTCCGGAATCTCGGCTTCGGCGGCGTCGGGCAGGCTTTCGAGGCCCTTGAAGACATGGGCGAAGATCTGATCGAAGCGGTCGAGATTGCGCTCGTCCTTAATGAGCGTGGCGCGCGCCAGATAATAGAAATCTTCGACGTGGCCGCCTGCGATGCCCGAGCGTACGGCATCGAGAAGGGTCAGATATTCCTTGAGCGTGACCGGCAGTTTGGCTGTGCGCAGCTCGGTGAAGAAGGCCTGGAACATGGGGCGAAACTAGGTGTTTTGGGGCGTCGAGACAATGAGCGGAGCGCCGCAAGCACGTTCTGACGCAAAGAAGCCGCCCAAAGGGGCGGCTTCTCGTATTTCGATCGTCTGGCTTCAGATCAGAAGTTGATCAGAGCGCCCATACCGACGTAGTCGAAGTTGTCGTAGGCAAGACCCTGGGTGTTGTTATCGTCATAGTCGAGGTGACGATACTTAACCCAGATCGACATGGCAGCCGCGTCGATTTCCTGAACCACGCCGAGACCCCAGACCTTCGTGGTATCTTCGGTCGCGCCGAGGAGGCCCAAGTTCTCAGACTGCGAGAAGACACCCGAGCCCTTGATGTGCTCGTACTCGCCGTAGAGCACCGTGTGGCCGAGCGGAACCCAACGTTGACGGATACCGCCCTTCAGGTAGTAGGTCTCAGACTGGCCAGAGCCGCTGAAGTCGTAGGTGTCGTGGCCATAAGCACCGTATGCGAACAGGCCCGTCGGGATGTGTTCGACATATGCGCCAGCCTGGAAGTACTGCTGGGTCGCGTTGTTCACGAAACCACCAGAGAAGCCGTTGAGGGCCTCGTCGGTGCTTTCAGCGTAAGACGCAACGGCAGCAACCTTGAAGTCATGCCATTCACCGGCGTAACGCGTGGTGATGGCCCAGATGTCGTCTTCACCCCACGATGCGGACACCGAGAAGCCGCCAAAGGTCGGCGAGTCGTAACGAACGACGTTGCGCGGAACGCCGAAGCAGTCACCCCAGGCGCCGCCTGCGCTCTGGCAGTAGTCGCCGCCCCAGTGTCCAAAAAGGCCACCAGTGTTGGTGCGAATGCCGAAGCTGTTGACGTCGAACGCCACCCAGTTGGCAGGAACGAGCGAGCCCGAACCGTCAACCAAGATCGCTGAGTTGTCAGCTGCGTCGGACTGCTTACCGACCGAGACCTTACCCAGCTGGTCGCTCTTGATGAACCAGAACGACTGCAGCGTCGAGACGCCGTTGTGCGTGCCGGTCAGAGCGTTAACGCCATCAGGCTGGCTTTGGCTGGTCGTCAAGCTGTCGGAGCCGATGGCTTCGATGTGCAGAACGTAACCCGCTGTCCAGCCCGGCAGGATTGTTGCCTGGCCGGTGAACTTCACGTGGCTGCCGAGCGTGGAGCCCAAGTCCGTGACGTAGGCATTCGACTCAGCGCCGTCGTCCCACCACATGACCTGCTGGCCAACCCAACCCGACACCGTGAGCGAGACCTTGCGGTTGCCCTTGCGCGCCGTGGTCGCTTCCAGTTCTGCAATGCGCTCTTCTAGATCTGCGCAGCAGTTGCCGCCCAAGTCTGCCGCAGAAGCGTTCGTCGCGGCGAAACCGCCAGCGAGGACGCCTGCAGCGACCAAAGCGCCTACCCTCATCTTCCTCATTCTACCTTCTCCCGTCTTCAATCACTTCTAGTAGTAGACGCGGTACTTGGCGTTCGCCGTATTGTCGGCCGCATCAAAAGCGATCCACGGCGGAACACCTACCAAGTGACTTCGCCGCTTGCCGGGAAAGTCCGTGATTCGTGGGTTGGCAACAATTGCGGTTTGCGAAACGACCGCGACGAATCCGACAATGTGGCGCAGGGGCAACTAGCCGGATTGTTGGGCAGATGCTCGAAAACTAGCCTAAATAGCTGTTTTTGAAGGCATTATTTTTGTGCGGGCCATGGAAGACGCACTGTGGGTTTTCCACGCATCAGGGAATTCATATGCACACAAATAAAAAGGCCGCCCGGCGAGGGCGGCCTTCAATTTCGATTTTGTGGCTTTGGCCGGGGATCAGAAGTTGATCAAAGCGCCCATGCCAACGTACTGGAAGTCTTTGTAGCCAATGCCGAGATCGTTGTTGTCGCTGTAATCGAGGTGACGGTACTTCACCCAGATCGACATGGCAGCCGAGTCGATTTCCTGGACAACGCCACCACCGATGACTTGCGTGCGATCGTGGGTTGCATCGAGGCCACCGAGCAGGTTCTCCGACTGGGAGAAGACGCCCGAGCCTTTGATGTTCTCGTATTCGCCGTACAGGATCGTGTGGCCAAGCGGCGTCCAGCGCTGGCGGATACCGCCCTTGCCGTACCACGTCTCCGACTGACCCGAGCCAGCGAAGTCATAGTCGTCGTGGCCATAAGCACCGTATGCGAACAGGCCCGTCGGGATGTGCTCGACATATGCGCCAGCCTGGAAGTAGCGCTGGGTCGCGTTATTCACGAAACCACCCGAGAAGCCGTTGAGGGCCTCGTCGGTGCTTTCAGCGTAAGACGCAACGCCCGCAACTTTGAAATCTGCCCATTCACCGGCGTAACGCGTGGTGATGGCCCAGATGTCGTCTTCACCCCACGATGCGGACACCGAGAAGCCGCCGAAGCTCGGCGAGTCGTAACGAACGACGTTGCGCGGAACGCCGAAGCAGTCACCCCAGGCGCCGCCTGCGCTCTGGCAGTAGTCGCCGCCCCAGTGGCCGAACAGAGCGCCGCTGTTGGTGCGGATGCCGAAGCTGTTGACGTCGAACGCCACCCAGTTGGCGGGGACGAGCGAGCCCGAACCGTCAACGAGGATTGCTGCGTTGTCAGCCGCGTCGGACTGCTTACCGACCGAGACCTTACCCAGCTGGTCGCTCTTGATGAACCAGAACGACTGCAGCGTCGAGACGCCGTTAGACGTGCCGGTCAGAGCGTTCTTGCCGTCAGGCTGGCTTTGGCTGGTCGTCAAGCTGTCGGAGCCGATGGCTTCGATGTGCAGAACGTAACCCGCTGTCCAGCCCGGCATGATCGTCGCCTGGCCGGTGAACTTCACGTGACTGCCGAGCGTTGAGCCGAGGTCTGTGACGTAGGCGTTCGACTCAGAGCCGTCGTCCCACCACATAACCTGCTGTCCAACCCAGCCCGACACGGTGAGCGAGACCTTGCGGTTGCCCTTGCGTGCCGTCGTCGCTTCCAATTCTGCGATGCGCTCCTCGAGGTCTGCGCAGCAGTTCCCCCCGAGATCAGCTGCCGATGCACTGCCGGTTGACAGGCTGCCCGCAATCAGGCCTGCCGCCGCCAGGGCACTCAGACTGTACTTGTTCATAGAACTACTCCCGTCTGCTTCGACTTGAGGAATGACAGGCAGGAGCGCCAGCGCCCGGCCCAACACTCTTCTTTCCGTGGTGTTATTTTACCCGTCCTCAAACCCGTCTTTGCGGCCAACGGGTTTCCCCCCGAATCACCGCTCAGGGTTATGTTTTAAGCAGATCTGATTCGGTCGGGGAATAGTGGACGGGCGTTCCGCTGTGGAATTGCGGGGATTTGTGACGGAAAAGTCACGAGCGTTGATGCTGCCACACGGCGGTCACGGGCCGACCTAAATTCGGACGAAGTGACTTCCTCGTCATGCCGGCGGGGAAGGAAAAATCACTGGTGATTCATGTGGTCGCCATGTGGATAAACGGCGTCCGCATGTCCATTCTTTGACCGATTTTGAGGACATCGTCGAGATGCAAAGGCCGAGATTATTACCAAAAGCGCCGACAGGTGTGTCACGACAACCATTTCCGGCTGGGTTGCCTAACTCGCGAGCACGAAGCGTTCATTGCGCTGGCCCTGGAAGGGATCGGTGCGTCTGAACGCGTGGCGAAATCAGTCCTGCATGGCGTCGAGCAAGCAGGCTGACGTCGATGAGCGCTTTGCCGTTTATCCACCCCAAAAAAGCGAGTCCAGCTTCGGCTGATCCGGCTGCGGGGACCTTTAAGCCCACCACCGCAGGGTCGTAAATCGGCGGAAGCGCGAACAACGCGATGTGGACAGTGACAAAAAAACTGTCTGAGGAAATCGACCTGCTTGCGGACCAGCAGGGACGTCGACCAGAGGGCTTTCCCGATGTAGGCATCCGCGTCTGACGTCTGGGACTGCCGTAGCCAAAGGCTGGGTATGAGCAACCTATGGCCGCAGACGGTTGACGAGGAAAATCCTTCGAGGGGATTTTATTGGTGGTTTTGCCCGGTAGAATGCAACGAATGGCGGGTTGCTAACTTCATAATTCGTTGACGAGAAAGTCACACGCCAACGTCTCGCGAGTGGAAAATCTGCCACAATCGGTGGATAGCAGTCGTGGACTGTTCGTCAGTGCTGTCTCGCGATAGCGTTGCGGCTGGAACGTGCGCGCCTCGAGGTTTGGCTGATATCGGAAATGACAGGAAAAATCGTCGATCGCCGGGTACTGCTTGAGAAGGCGGTCGCAGGAACTTTTGCCATGGGCCTCGCCAAGATGGCGTTGGCTGTAACGGATGCCTATGCGGATGGGGCGTCGCCGGCGCCACAACAGAGCCAGCAGGGGACGACCTTCGGAACGACGACGGTAAAAACCGAGGCCAAGCGGCTTTCGGACCAGCCGTTCGTCAAGCCGACGATGGATCTGCCGCCGCCGTTCAATAAGCTGAGCTACAGCCAGTACCGCGATATCCGCTTCCGGCCGGAGAAGGCGATCTGGAAAGGGGATCATCTCGATTTCCAGATCCAGCCGTTTGCCATGGGCTGGCTCTATGACGTTCCGGTCGATCTGTGGATCGTCGACGCCGGTAAGGCGGTTCGACTGGTTGCGGACAACAAGCTGTTTTCGTTTGGGCCGCTGATTGGTCCGGGCCCCGATGCGGCGCCGTTCGGATTTTCCGGGTTTCGTATCCACGGGCCGATCAACCGGTCCGACGCTTTCGATGAGTACACGGTCTTCCAAGGCGCGAGCTACTTCCGAGCCGTGGGCCGTGGGCAGGTCTACGGTGCATCGGCTCGCGGCCTGGCGCTCAATACCGCGCAGCCTGGCGGCGAAGAGTTCCCATTTTTCCGTAGCTTTTGGATTGAACGGCCGAAGCCGATCGCAACCGAACTGGTCATCCATGCGTTACTCGACAGTCAGTCGACGACCGGCGCCTACCGGTTTGCGATCTCGCCGGGAGAGACGACGGTTATGGATGTTGAGGCAACTTTGTATCCGCGTGTTGCCCTGAGCCATGTCGGGATTGGTCCGCTCACGAGCATGTTCTTCCATGGACAGTCGAGCCAGCGGCGGGTCGAAGACATTCGCCCCGCTGTTCACGACAGTGAAGGGCTCGCCATGATCAATGGTGGCGGCGAGCGGCTGTGGCGGCCGTTAAACAATCCGAAGACCCTGCAACTCAGCGCCTTCATGGACAAGGACCCGAAGGGCTTCGGGCTTTGGCAGCGCGACCGCGACTTCCACAACTACGAAGACCTCGAAAGTCATTTCGAGCGTCGGCCTTCGGTCTGGGTCGAGCCGGAAGGTCCGTGGGGGGAAGGGTTCGTCGAGCTTGTCGAGATCCCCATCGAAGATGAGATTCACGATAATATCGCCGCCTATTGGAAACCATCAAAGCAATTGGCAGCTGGCGGTCCGCATCTCTTTAACTACAAGATCTACTGGGGCAGGGATGTCCCGGAAGCCTGGGCCGGCGCCCGCGTCGTCAAGACGCGTGTGGGAAATGGCAAAAAGCCAGGCATCATTGTTTTCGTCATCGATCTGGCAGGACCGTCGGTCAAGGACGCGAAGGATCTGCCAGCCGTGGATTTGTCTGCGAGCGCTGGTCAAATTTCCAACATCAATGTCCAGCGAAATCCTGAAATCTCCGGCGTTCGTGTCTCGTTTAATCTGGCCACGGGCGACAATGAACTCATCGAACTTCGTTGCGTTCTGAAGGCAGGCGATCAACCCGTCTCGGAGACCTGGCTCTATCGATGGACAAAGCCGTAAACGAGAACTTCATAGGCGAGATGCCGGAAGTCACATCGTATTCCAAAACATCGCCCGACGCGGGACCGTGGCGGCATTTGCCGCCGACGGCGCCGCTCGATATGCCGACGCAGGATTTTTCCACGCCGGCGCACGCGAGCACTGAAGTTCGGCGGCGCGGATATTGGGTGCCGCGTACGGCGATCTTTGCTGGCGCTGCAGTGCTGACCGCCGCCTTTGGGCACGAGCTGTTCAGCATCCTGTCGTTCGTCGTCATCACGCCGGTCCAGTTTCTCTTTCTCATTCTGTCGACGATCGCGTTCGGATGGATCGCCATCGGCAGCCTGAGCGCGGCGTTGGGATTTCTGCCGCTGTTCATCGGCGAGCAGCCCGATACCATCGAGCCGCCGCCACCGTCGTCGCCACTGACCGGGCGCACGGCGTTACTGTTTCCGGTTTATCACGAAGACCCCGCGCGGATCGCGGGTGCGATCGAAGCGATGGTGCGTGAACTCGCAGACCTCGGCCGCAATGACAATTTCGACGTGTTTGTGCTTTCCGATACGCGTGGCGACGAGGATGGCGCGAAAGAGGCGGCCGTCTATCGGGCGCTTGCGCTCGAACTCGACGATATCGCGTCGGTTTACTATCGCCGCCGGATGAAGAACACGGCGCGCAAGGCTGGAAACATCTCCGACTGGGTCGAGCGTTTCGGGGCCTCTTATGAGTCTTTCATTATTCTCGATGGCGACAGCGTGATGTCGGGCGGCACGCTCGTTTCGCTGGCCGCTGCGATGGAAGGCGATCCCAAGGCAGGCCTCATTCAGACCGTCCCGCGTCTGGTTGGTGGTGAGACGCTTCTGCAGCGCCTGCAGCAATTCGCGTGCAACACCTACGGTCCGGCGGTAGCCGCGGGCATTGCGTTCTGGCATCGCGACCAGGGCAACTACTGGGGCCATAACGCGATCATTCGCACGGCGGCGTTTGCCTCGGCGGCTGGGCTGCCTGACCTTCCCGGGCGCAAGCCGTTCGGTGGTCACATCATGAGCCATGATTTCGTCGAGGCGGTTTTGCTGCAGCGCGCGGGCTATGGCGTGCACATGATGCCATCGCTCGAAGGGTCTTACGAAGGCATGCCGCCGAACATCATCGATGTGGTGGCGCGCGACCGGCGCTGGGCGCAGGGCAACCTCCAGCATCTGGCCATCGTTTCGCAGCCGGGGCTGACGCCGATGGGCCGCCTGCATCTCGGCATGGGGGCGGCTTCCTATCTGATTTCGGGCGTCTGGGCGATGTCGCTCATCGTCGGTGTCGTGCTGGCGCTGCAAGGCCAGCAGATGATTCCGAGCTACTTCCGCGACGACAAGACGTTGTTTCCAATCTGGCCGACGATCGATCCCGGCGCTGCGTTGCGTCTGTTCATGGGTACGATGGTCGTTGTTCTATTGCCTAAGGCCCTCGGCCTGCTGCTCGCCTGGAAGCAGATGCGCAAGGAGCGGAATTTCTTTGGCGCCATTCGGGTGACAATCGGGGTGCTGATCGAGACGGTCTATTCGATGCTCATCGCGCCGATCTTCATGGTGACGCAGACAGTCGGCGCCGCCGAAATCCTCGCCGGACGGGATTCCGGATGGAAGCCGCAGAAGCGCAACGATGGTGCGATCACGTTTGACGATGCGATGTGGTTTGCGCGCTGGCAGACGGCCATCGGCGGCATCGTCGGGGCCATCACATACACGGTTTCCCCGGCGCTTCTCGCCTGGATGTCGCCGGTGATCGGCGGGCTCATTCTGGCAGGACCGGTAAGCTGGCTGACGTCACGCCGTGCCGGTCCCATCGAGCGGTGGGCGCTGGCGACGAATGAAGACCGCAGGCCGCCGCCGGTTTTGGTCGATGCCGGGCACAGGTCGCGCGATTGGGAACGGAAGATGACGACGCCCGGCGCACTCAGTCCGCTGCCGGACGCTGCAGCGGCCTAGCGAGCCGTCCTCTCGCAGATGCTCTTGCCTAGCCTTCGGCCTGCTTGTCAGCGCCACGCAGCGAACGGACCAATTCGTTGAAGATCTCGCGCACGCGTAGGGGTTCGGAGTCGAGGTAGGGGAGCGGCCGGATCACCTCGACGGCAACTACGCCCAGGCGTGAGGTGAGCGCACCATTGAACGCGCCTTCGCCGAGACGCCGCGACAGTCGCCGCAGCACATCTTGTCCGACGAATTGGCCGAGCAAGTCATCCGTCATGGCGATGCCGCCGGTCGCGATGATGTGGCCGATGACGTTGCGTCCGAGGCGGAGGGCGCCAAGAAGACCCGGGCGTCCGCCATAAAGACTTGCGATCGCGCGGA from Hyphomicrobium sp. MC1 harbors:
- a CDS encoding porin; translation: MNKYSLSALAAAGLIAGSLSTGSASAADLGGNCCADLEERIAELEATTARKGNRKVSLTVSGWVGQQVMWWDDGSESNAYVTDLGSTLGSHVKFTGQATIMPGWTAGYVLHIEAIGSDSLTTSQSQPDGKNALTGTSNGVSTLQSFWFIKSDQLGKVSVGKQSDAADNAAILVDGSGSLVPANWVAFDVNSFGIRTNSGALFGHWGGDYCQSAGGAWGDCFGVPRNVVRYDSPSFGGFSVSASWGEDDIWAITTRYAGEWADFKVAGVASYAESTDEALNGFSGGFVNNATQRYFQAGAYVEHIPTGLFAYGAYGHDDYDFAGSGQSETWYGKGGIRQRWTPLGHTILYGEYENIKGSGVFSQSENLLGGLDATHDRTQVIGGGVVQEIDSAAMSIWVKYRHLDYSDNNDLGIGYKDFQYVGMGALINF
- a CDS encoding ABC transporter permease — encoded protein: MQQILWAEIAIKGTTGVVLIVVPLIALALAGIEKPNSGLWPRLTGALILAVAVSIWIGLTYPEARGSIGPAALVPINLISAAILIAALVMGAAAPTRRGKLIVAAGAVVLLALGFLEIAHA
- a CDS encoding VWA domain-containing protein, with product MFQAFFTELRTAKLPVTLKEYLTLLDAVRSGIAGGHVEDFYYLARATLIKDERNLDRFDQIFAHVFKGLESLPDAAEAEIPEEWLRRVSTLHLSEEDKKRIEALGGWDKIMEELKKRLAEQKERHQGGNKWIGTGGTSPFGAYGYNPAGVRIGQKESRHRRAIKVWDKREFKDLAGTAEIGTRTIKVALRRLRQFARTGAASELDLDGTIRGTAEKGYLDIRMRAERHNTVKLLMFFDIGGSMDDHIKEVEELFSAARSEFKHLEYYYFHNCLYEGVWRDNARRYTNKIDTWQVLHTYPADYKVIFIGDASMNPYEITVAGGSVEHMNEEPGAVWLKRVADIYKHTIWLNPVDPSHWDWTPSIGIVSKLLGGRMYPLTLDGLDAGMRALMR
- a CDS encoding glucan biosynthesis protein translates to MTGKIVDRRVLLEKAVAGTFAMGLAKMALAVTDAYADGASPAPQQSQQGTTFGTTTVKTEAKRLSDQPFVKPTMDLPPPFNKLSYSQYRDIRFRPEKAIWKGDHLDFQIQPFAMGWLYDVPVDLWIVDAGKAVRLVADNKLFSFGPLIGPGPDAAPFGFSGFRIHGPINRSDAFDEYTVFQGASYFRAVGRGQVYGASARGLALNTAQPGGEEFPFFRSFWIERPKPIATELVIHALLDSQSTTGAYRFAISPGETTVMDVEATLYPRVALSHVGIGPLTSMFFHGQSSQRRVEDIRPAVHDSEGLAMINGGGERLWRPLNNPKTLQLSAFMDKDPKGFGLWQRDRDFHNYEDLESHFERRPSVWVEPEGPWGEGFVELVEIPIEDEIHDNIAAYWKPSKQLAAGGPHLFNYKIYWGRDVPEAWAGARVVKTRVGNGKKPGIIVFVIDLAGPSVKDAKDLPAVDLSASAGQISNINVQRNPEISGVRVSFNLATGDNELIELRCVLKAGDQPVSETWLYRWTKP
- the mdoH gene encoding glucans biosynthesis glucosyltransferase MdoH translates to MDKAVNENFIGEMPEVTSYSKTSPDAGPWRHLPPTAPLDMPTQDFSTPAHASTEVRRRGYWVPRTAIFAGAAVLTAAFGHELFSILSFVVITPVQFLFLILSTIAFGWIAIGSLSAALGFLPLFIGEQPDTIEPPPPSSPLTGRTALLFPVYHEDPARIAGAIEAMVRELADLGRNDNFDVFVLSDTRGDEDGAKEAAVYRALALELDDIASVYYRRRMKNTARKAGNISDWVERFGASYESFIILDGDSVMSGGTLVSLAAAMEGDPKAGLIQTVPRLVGGETLLQRLQQFACNTYGPAVAAGIAFWHRDQGNYWGHNAIIRTAAFASAAGLPDLPGRKPFGGHIMSHDFVEAVLLQRAGYGVHMMPSLEGSYEGMPPNIIDVVARDRRWAQGNLQHLAIVSQPGLTPMGRLHLGMGAASYLISGVWAMSLIVGVVLALQGQQMIPSYFRDDKTLFPIWPTIDPGAALRLFMGTMVVVLLPKALGLLLAWKQMRKERNFFGAIRVTIGVLIETVYSMLIAPIFMVTQTVGAAEILAGRDSGWKPQKRNDGAITFDDAMWFARWQTAIGGIVGAITYTVSPALLAWMSPVIGGLILAGPVSWLTSRRAGPIERWALATNEDRRPPPVLVDAGHRSRDWERKMTTPGALSPLPDAAAA
- a CDS encoding porin; translated protein: MRKMRVGALVAAGVLAGGFAATNASAADLGGNCCADLEERIAELEATTARKGNRKVSLTVSGWVGQQVMWWDDGAESNAYVTDLGSTLGSHVKFTGQATILPGWTAGYVLHIEAIGSDSLTTSQSQPDGVNALTGTHNGVSTLQSFWFIKSDQLGKVSVGKQSDAADNSAILVDGSGSLVPANWVAFDVNSFGIRTNTGGLFGHWGGDYCQSAGGAWGDCFGVPRNVVRYDSPTFGGFSVSASWGEDDIWAITTRYAGEWHDFKVAAVASYAESTDEALNGFSGGFVNNATQQYFQAGAYVEHIPTGLFAYGAYGHDTYDFSGSGQSETYYLKGGIRQRWVPLGHTVLYGEYEHIKGSGVFSQSENLGLLGATEDTTKVWGLGVVQEIDAAAMSIWVKYRHLDYDDNNTQGLAYDNFDYVGMGALINF